A stretch of DNA from Elusimicrobiota bacterium:
CTGAGATAAAGTTCAGTATAACAAGAAAAAAACTAAGCTTTACCGCCTGTTCAATCGCCGGGTGGTTAAGATTAAAATCCCAGTAATGCCTATACCCTTCCTTCTTCATAAACGGTAAGATAAATACCAGTTGTACCGCCAACCCCGCAACAGTTCCCCATGCAAAAACATAAACCCCGAGTTTATCAACAAATAAGAACAAAAACGCTAAAATGCTTATAGTAATAAAAATCTGTGAGAATGACGGTGCGAAAAAATGTTCGTATGCGTTTAGTATCCAGGTTGAGATCCCGATTATCCCGGTAAAAAACACTGTTACACTCAGTATCTTCAATATCTTGACCGTAATAACCGCGGTATTGCCATCAAGCCCGGGGAATATGTAATGAACACACTGTTTCGCAAAGATGAACAATAATACAGAAGTTAACGCCAGGAGTAAGGAAATATAATTCACCGCAATCGCTGCGATACGGTTACCTTCTTCCTTATTAACAGTTTTGTACTTAACAAATATCGGTAAAAATACCAGCCCGAACGCTGACGCTATAACACCGGTAATAAGGTTAGGTAATGCAAGCGCCGCATAAAACGCGTCCATCAAATTTGAGATCCCAAAATATTTCGCTACCATAACTTCTTTGAATAAACTCAATATATGCCCGATAACACTGGTGGTTATCAGGATAACATACGCTTTAGCGATCCTGGTATTTACACTCAAACCTTAATCACCTCATTTGCAAATTTATACCGTTCCGGTGTACCGATATCGATAAACGTTTGATCGGTTATATACCCGTATATCCCTTCAAGTTTTGGGAATACTCCGTGTTCAAAAGAAAATTCAGTATCTACCGGTATCATATTAAGCACAGATTTGTTCATAACATATATCCCTGCATTAACAAACGTTTTATTTTTTTTCGAGACAGGTGCTTGTTTTTCTATGAACCTGATAATCCTGTTATCATTATCCATCAAAATATTACCGGTATCTCCTGTATTAACCTTATCAGTTACAACAACAGTTACATCAGCATTTTTTTTGTGGTGGTACCCGACAGTATCCATAAGGTTTACCGCACATAACGTATCACCGTTGAGTACAACAAACTCAGATGTTTTGATAACCTTTTCCGCAAGTTTTACTGCCCCGGCAGTTCCTAACCGCTTAGCTTCACGCGAAAATATAAGCTCTGCGTTTAAACCGTGTAACCCGCGGAAATGGGTTTCTATAACCTCCGCACCGTATCCTGTAGAGAACACAATATTTGTTACCCCGTTTTTTATGAGGTACGAAACCAGTATTTCCAAAAACGGCTTCCCCTTAATCTTTGCCATAGGTTTTGGTACGTCGTTAACAACCGGCCGCAACCGCGTACCTAACCCGCCACAAAGAATTACCGCTGTTACACCACTATTACCCGACATTACCGTACCTAAAATTTCGTATTATCCTGTATCCTTTGATAAGTTCCTGTATCCCGTCATCCAAACTGTGTTCGGGTTTATACCCCGTTGCTTCGATACGCTT
This window harbors:
- a CDS encoding lipid II flippase MurJ, whose product is MSVNTRIAKAYVILITTSVIGHILSLFKEVMVAKYFGISNLMDAFYAALALPNLITGVIASAFGLVFLPIFVKYKTVNKEEGNRIAAIAVNYISLLLALTSVLLFIFAKQCVHYIFPGLDGNTAVITVKILKILSVTVFFTGIIGISTWILNAYEHFFAPSFSQIFITISILAFLFLFVDKLGVYVFAWGTVAGLAVQLVFILPFMKKEGYRHYWDFNLNHPAIEQAVKLSFFLVILNFISGLTPLINRIMASWLPTGSIAALAYADKLVQVPLIIFSGSIATAIYPFFAKQLAENKIDDMRDTLATSIKMTGFIFIPMAIILMILAKPIIQVLFQRGVFDEQATSITA
- a CDS encoding sugar phosphate nucleotidyltransferase, with translation MSGNSGVTAVILCGGLGTRLRPVVNDVPKPMAKIKGKPFLEILVSYLIKNGVTNIVFSTGYGAEVIETHFRGLHGLNAELIFSREAKRLGTAGAVKLAEKVIKTSEFVVLNGDTLCAVNLMDTVGYHHKKNADVTVVVTDKVNTGDTGNILMDNDNRIIRFIEKQAPVSKKNKTFVNAGIYVMNKSVLNMIPVDTEFSFEHGVFPKLEGIYGYITDQTFIDIGTPERYKFANEVIKV